Genomic window (Mycoplasmopsis citelli):
GCTTGAATTTAACTAAAAAAGGGTTTTTCTGTGAATATGATTTAGCATATATAACAATAGGATGATCTTCATATAAACATGAAATTGCACTAGTGCTAGCTAAACTAATTGTTAGCAATGATAATAAAAATTTTAATGTATTTTTCTTTTTCATAGCTTTTAAAACATTTCTGAATATTTTCATGATTTAATTCCAGCATAAGAAGTGATAGAACCCATCACAAAAACAATACAAAAAAACGATAATCCTCCTATAGCATATGCTCTAACATATTTATAAACATCTAAAATGTCTTTTTCGATCACAACACTTGATGTTGAATAAATAGTTGAACTAGCAAAATTAATCACATATGAAAGTATAATAATCATAACAAAAGAAATGATTGATAATATAAGTCAAATAATAACTTTTCTTTTATAATTTTTCATCATTACCCCTTAATTGTTGAACCTTGTCTTGACACAGCACGCATAATTCATTTTCTAGCAAGTAAGTAAACAATAAACATCGGTAAAATAACAAGTAAACTGGCAGCCATTTTTATATTAACAAAGACATTTGCACTAGTAGCAATTTCATTAGGGTCAATTCCTGCTTTAAATAATCAAACTGAAATTACTTGATATTTATTTCTCGCAAGAGTCGAAATAATTGAAGGTCATAAATAAGCATTCCATGAAACTAATGCAGTAAGAATGATGATAGTAATGGTTGTCGGAAGAACCATTGGAAGAGCAATTTTAAAAAAGTATTTTGACCCAGATGCTCCATCCACAAGCGAAACTTCTTTAATTCTTCCTGGAATAGCTTCAAAAGCATTTTTATACATTACGGTGTTGAAAATACTTGCACTAAAAGGAGCAGCAACAGCAATGGTAAATAAGAAAAAGGTTTTGTATAACTCAGTTTTTAAAACTACAGTGTATTGTCCTGATAAAATAGCAACTTCTGGAAGAACCAATAAAGCAAGTGCAACAAATCAAAAGACTTTTTTTCCTTTTCAGTTTTTAAGTGAAAAAGCATAACCCATTAATGAAGTTATAAAGATTTTTAGAAATACCGAAACAAAGACATTAGCTGCCGTTAGAGCAAACGAAGATCAATAACCACTTGTAAAAGCTCTTTGATAAGTATTTTTTACCAAATCAGCTCATTCTAAATTTCTATTTACTCCTCCCACTAATGAAGGGCCATTTCCAAAAGAAGGAATTAAATTAAAAGTTGTATTTAATGAAGAAGCTTCATTGTCATTCATAAACGAAACTAAAATCATAAAAACGAACGGAAAGATAATTAATACTCCAAAAAAACAAAGAATCAAAAGTTTCAAAAAACTTGATAAAGCAACAGCATAAACATTTTTTTCGCGAACTTGCGAGGAAACTCTTTCTTGATTTTTTTGAATTTTTTTACCAGTAAAATGTTGCTTAACTCTTAGTTTTAACTCAAACATTTCTTTCTCCTAGATTATTTAATGTAACTTGAGTCATGAAGAATCCCCCGCGAACAATTGATGAAAAAGTAACTCCAATAATAAATAATAAAATACTTGAAGCACCAGAAAGAGCAAATTCCCCTGAATTAACTTTATAATAAACATAGAGCATAATTGAGGCTCCACCATTATTAAATGCATCTTCTGGTCTGTTCTGGAAAAGAGCAAGAGGGAATACTTTTAATCCTCCTATAATTCCTAAAGTAATAATAAAATTAATTGTCCCTTTAATTGATGGAAGAGTGATTGTGAAAAACTGTTTAATTTCTGAACATCCATCAATTGAAGCTGAACGATATAAATTTTTATCCACAGAAAGCATTGCAGTAGTATAAATTAAAATATTAAAGGCTAATCCATTTCAAATACCGTTAATAACAATAGCTATTAAAGCATTAAAAGAATTTTTATCTCCTGAATTAAGTCAACCGGTGCTTGTACCTAATAAATTATTTAACAAACCATTTGGAGAAAAGATTTGTATAAATACCAAAGAAACAGCAACACCATTAGTTATATAAGGCATAAAGAAAATGGTTTGTCAAAATCCACGAGCATAATTGCGATATAGTTTAGCAATAATAGAAGAAATTAGAAGGGAAATAAACATTACCATCGGTAGGACGAAAATACCATAAATAAGTGAATTTCTTACTCCTAAAGCAAAGTCTGGATCTTTCAAAATTTTTACGTAATTTTGTAAAGTAAATTTTCCATTACTATCGGTAAAAGAACTATATATATTAAGACCCATTGGAATCATGGTGAAAGCTAAAAGTAAAATAATTCCTGGTAACAAAAGTAAAAAAGGAATTAAAAAATTATTTTTTTTATCCAAAATTGAATATGAAAGCGTACCTTTCATACTTGATATTTTTCGTAATACTCATTGATATGAAAACGGTACTGATTTAGAAATTTTGTTTAATAATTCTGGGCTAATTAATTTCATATTTAAGTCTCTCCTCAGTTAAAGCATCAAAAATATGAAGTTTATTAATAGGAATTTTAAAATAAATTTTATCACCAACGCTGTAATTTAAATTATTATTAAGTAAGAAGTTTATTTTTCCTACATTTTCGATTTCGACAACTAATTTACTTTCTTTTCCGAAATTTTCTTGAACAAGCACATCTCCGACAAATTGATATTTATCTTTAGCAGTAGTAATTTCAAAATCTTCTGAACGAATTCCAACATGCAAGGTAGCTTGATTTTTATCCGGAATAGTAACACCTTTAATTTGTTTTGAAGCAATATACAATTTTCCATCTTTATATTCTGAAGGGAATAATCCCATTTCTGGCATTCCTAAAAATCTAGCTACAAACTGATTTTTTGGTTTATTATAAAGTTCAATTGGTGAGCCCATTTGTTGAACTTTAGCAGTTGACATGCAGACAATAATGTCTGAAATGGACATTGCTTCTTCTTGATCGTGAGTGACAAATACAGTTGTAATTCCAAGTGATTGTTGAATTTGTCTAATTCATTGGCGAGTTGAAATTCTTAATTTAGCATCTAAGTTTGAAAGTGGTTCATCCATTAAAAGAATTTGAGGTTTTTTAACAATGGCACGAGCAATTGAAACACGTTGTTGTTGTCCTCCAGAAAGACGAGTAGGTTTTTTTTGTAAAATTGGAACAATTTCTACTCTTCTAGCGACTTCCATAACTTCATTATGAATAGCTTTTTTAATTGGAATGTCTTGATTTGCAAATTCTTTAACTTTATTTCTTTGTTCTTCACTAAGTAAACTTTTCCCAGAAGTCTTTTCATCTTTTAATCATTCTTTGTAAGAATATTTAGACTCGAGTTCTTTAACAAGATTTTTAAAACGCTTTTCTGCATAAAATCTTAAGTTCTTACTTAATCTAAGTAACCTAGAATATTCTTCGTCATTTTTTAAGGCATTTCTAAATGATAATTTTGCTTCTTTATTAGTTATTCCTGTTTCTTCTTTAAGTTTTTTGTATTTTTCAATTAGTTTTTTTGATTTTATTTCATAACTATAACGAGTGATTAAATTAAGAATTTTTTCTTCTAATTTAATAATTGCAATACGATGTTTTAAAGTTAATTTGTTAAGATTTTCATTTAAAAGCTTTGCGTTGGCTTCGAGCAATTTGGCTTCGAGTTCTTTAGTTTGAATTTCATCTAAATTTTTTTGAAATTTTAATAAATTGTGATCAAATAATTTTAGTTCTTCGGAAGATAATAATTCAGATTCAACTAATTCGTTATTAAGTAATGCTTGCTTATATTTTTCTTTTAAAGCTTTTATTTTGTTTTTAGTATCCTTACGAATTGTTTCGTTTGTTTTAATGACATTTTTAGCCAAAATTGATAATTCTGAAGTTTCATGTACACGAACAACTTTATATTCAGTGTTAGCTTTTTCGTATTCAGCTACTAGTTGGGCGTATTTTTCATCAAGTTTAGCTTTTGATTCTTTTTGAGCAATTCTTCAATCTAAATAAGCTTCTTGAAGTTTATTTATTTCCAATTCAGAAGCTCCGAGTGCTTTTAAATAAATGCAACGAATATCATTTTTAGCTTTAACACGATTCATAAATGTTTTATATTGTCATTCAGCATCATTTTTAAGCGGGAAGGCAATGTTTGCATAAACACTCATATGTGGATAAAGTGCATAGTTTTGAAATACAAAACCAATTTTACGTTTTTGAGGCGTTAAATCTGTTACGTCTTTTCCTCGAAAAAGAATTTTACCCGAAGTTACAGTTAAAAGGCCAGCAATAGCATTTAAAGTGGTGGTTTTACCACTTCCTGAGGGACCAAGCAAAGTAACCAATTTACCTTCAGGAATTTTAAAACTAACATTATCAACAGCTAAAGTTTCTCCAAAGTCAATATTAAGGTTTTTTAATTCAATAGCAGGAATTTTATTGTGATCAATTTTTAAATATTCCTTTTTATATTCATCCAAAACACTTTGAAACTCATCTGATGGATAATTTTTCGATAATTTTATATAATTGTAAATTTTATTTATAATCTTCATATTTAAAGTTTTTTCCTTTATTATTCTTTATTTTCTAAAAAATTAGAAACTTTCCCCGAATTTGAATTATTTGGAGTTCCACTTCAAAATGGTGTTCATTTACCATTTGGTTTTTTTAGATAAACAAAATTTTGAACATCATTTGGGGAGTTGAAAAGTTCGAAAAATCCTTTTTCATCAGAAATAGCTTTATTAAATTGCTTGTAAATTTGCGGATATAAAATATTTTCATATGTATTTTGAACATTTATATTATTTTGTCAACCAGCATTATTAATATATGGTAATGTATATCCTTCAGACACAATTGATAAGTTGTATGAATATTGATATTTATCTCCAAAAAATACATCGCCTAAAGTTCTCAAAAATGTATCAATACCACTACTAAATCCAACCCTAAGCTTATCCCCTACTTTTATTCCGTTATTTAATTTGTTATTCATTAATTGTGACACAAATTTTGAAGACAACAATGCAAAACTTTGTTCAAAAGCACTTGCTTGTTGTTTATCTACAGCTTTTTCTGGAGTATCAATACCCGAAAGTCTAACTTTAACTCTATCTCCAATTTTAACTGAATTATTATTATGATTATCAGTAACCATAATAGTATATGTATCTCCATCCGCTTCGTTAGCTATAACACCGTCAAAATAAGTATTTTTAATTTCGGGGGCATCTCAATTAATGTTAATTTGCGGAAGTTCATTCAAATTTACAATTAATTGATCATAAAATTCCCCTAAAGTTTTTTTAAGTTCAATTTCTGTTTCTTTTTTAACTTCTAAAGTAAAATCACTAATATTTTTATCATCAACAGAAATTGTAAAATTAAAGG
Coding sequences:
- a CDS encoding carbohydrate ABC transporter permease, with the translated sequence MFELKLRVKQHFTGKKIQKNQERVSSQVREKNVYAVALSSFLKLLILCFFGVLIIFPFVFMILVSFMNDNEASSLNTTFNLIPSFGNGPSLVGGVNRNLEWADLVKNTYQRAFTSGYWSSFALTAANVFVSVFLKIFITSLMGYAFSLKNWKGKKVFWFVALALLVLPEVAILSGQYTVVLKTELYKTFFLFTIAVAAPFSASIFNTVMYKNAFEAIPGRIKEVSLVDGASGSKYFFKIALPMVLPTTITIIILTALVSWNAYLWPSIISTLARNKYQVISVWLFKAGIDPNEIATSANVFVNIKMAASLLVILPMFIVYLLARKWIMRAVSRQGSTIKG
- a CDS encoding carbohydrate ABC transporter permease, translated to MKLISPELLNKISKSVPFSYQWVLRKISSMKGTLSYSILDKKNNFLIPFLLLLPGIILLLAFTMIPMGLNIYSSFTDSNGKFTLQNYVKILKDPDFALGVRNSLIYGIFVLPMVMFISLLISSIIAKLYRNYARGFWQTIFFMPYITNGVAVSLVFIQIFSPNGLLNNLLGTSTGWLNSGDKNSFNALIAIVINGIWNGLAFNILIYTTAMLSVDKNLYRSASIDGCSEIKQFFTITLPSIKGTINFIITLGIIGGLKVFPLALFQNRPEDAFNNGGASIMLYVYYKVNSGEFALSGASSILLFIIGVTFSSIVRGGFFMTQVTLNNLGERNVWVKTKS
- a CDS encoding ATP-binding cassette domain-containing protein — translated: MKIINKIYNYIKLSKNYPSDEFQSVLDEYKKEYLKIDHNKIPAIELKNLNIDFGETLAVDNVSFKIPEGKLVTLLGPSGSGKTTTLNAIAGLLTVTSGKILFRGKDVTDLTPQKRKIGFVFQNYALYPHMSVYANIAFPLKNDAEWQYKTFMNRVKAKNDIRCIYLKALGASELEINKLQEAYLDWRIAQKESKAKLDEKYAQLVAEYEKANTEYKVVRVHETSELSILAKNVIKTNETIRKDTKNKIKALKEKYKQALLNNELVESELLSSEELKLFDHNLLKFQKNLDEIQTKELEAKLLEANAKLLNENLNKLTLKHRIAIIKLEEKILNLITRYSYEIKSKKLIEKYKKLKEETGITNKEAKLSFRNALKNDEEYSRLLRLSKNLRFYAEKRFKNLVKELESKYSYKEWLKDEKTSGKSLLSEEQRNKVKEFANQDIPIKKAIHNEVMEVARRVEIVPILQKKPTRLSGGQQQRVSIARAIVKKPQILLMDEPLSNLDAKLRISTRQWIRQIQQSLGITTVFVTHDQEEAMSISDIIVCMSTAKVQQMGSPIELYNKPKNQFVARFLGMPEMGLFPSEYKDGKLYIASKQIKGVTIPDKNQATLHVGIRSEDFEITTAKDKYQFVGDVLVQENFGKESKLVVEIENVGKINFLLNNNLNYSVGDKIYFKIPINKLHIFDALTEERLKYEIN
- a CDS encoding thermonuclease family protein codes for the protein MKIFNKFFSFYLSSSLVLFPASLAVSCSGISEQKGPQLPKLKNNKLDFSLKKLGSSENYRFDYNKTKMDEYINYGSEKFLNKSEKNNYLSKRKVQYRNAWDRAFQEAKNKFQIDINKEISKNISFDKLSSFSLNLDQIHNLPENKIFDFLGTKVKLKLSNYFFTFKDKGYLEPNLESNEVKKRISNLQKQRKFIIIVSFNFTISVDDKNISDFTLEVKKETEIELKKTLGEFYDQLIVNLNELPQININWDAPEIKNTYFDGVIANEADGDTYTIMVTDNHNNNSVKIGDRVKVRLSGIDTPEKAVDKQQASAFEQSFALLSSKFVSQLMNNKLNNGIKVGDKLRVGFSSGIDTFLRTLGDVFFGDKYQYSYNLSIVSEGYTLPYINNAGWQNNINVQNTYENILYPQIYKQFNKAISDEKGFFELFNSPNDVQNFVYLKKPNGKWTPFWSGTPNNSNSGKVSNFLENKE